The DNA sequence TTCTCGACCCGAGATTCCGTTCGGATAACCGTCATCACCCCGTCCGCACCGACGCATCGGCGACCAGTGCGTCGTCGGTGTACACGCGAACGGTGACGACCTCGCCGGTCGTGAGCACCGGTCGGTTCGTCCCGGCGACGCGGACGCTCGCCGTCTCGCCGGCCGTCCACCGCGGGTCCGACGCGCTGTTGAACGGTCCGGTCGGTCCCGCGTGGAAGCCGCGCGCGGAGAAGAACGGCACGGGGGGCTGGTGCGCCAGCGGGTCGCCGTCGACGGTCACGACGAATCGGAGGGCGGTGACGTCGAGCGCGTCGCCGCCGCGGTGCGTGAGCCTGAGTTCGTCACCGTCGACGGTGAGTGACAGGGACGCACGGAGTGGGACGCCGTCCGAGACGCCGCCGTGCCCGCTGGCGAGGACCGCCCCCGAGACGGTGACGGCGAGGCCGAACGTGACGAGGAGCAGGAGGACACCGGTGAGGGGAGCGAGTCCACGGGCGCGAGCGGTGAGTCGAGCGGACATACGTCGGGTCACGCTGCGTTGGTCGCGGCTTCGTACTTCAACGCTCACGCCGGCGGCGGTGTGACCACGGCGTGCAGCGACGATGCGAGCGGGACCCCCTGGTGGACGGCCACGAGCACGGTCCGAAAACGCGTAGATTCGCCCGCCGCTTCGGGTATGGAAAGCGTTTTGACGTCACGATGAGGAGAACGAACGCACATGCGGAGCGCCGCGCTCACTCTCGCCCTCCTCATCATCCTCTCCGGCGCGGCACCGGCAACAGCCCTGGTTCCCACCGGTGTCGACGACGGACAGGAACCCGCATCAGCGACCGCGCTCGCGACGGCACCCGCAGTCGCGCAGGTCGAGTCGGACATGCGCCCTGCGACGGAGATACGGGTCCAACTCGAGCGGGACACCGACGCCCGATGGACGGTCACGCATCGGTACGCGCTCGCCGGCGAGGACGAAG is a window from the Salinigranum halophilum genome containing:
- a CDS encoding type IV pilin — protein: MSARLTARARGLAPLTGVLLLLVTFGLAVTVSGAVLASGHGGVSDGVPLRASLSLTVDGDELRLTHRGGDALDVTALRFVVTVDGDPLAHQPPVPFFSARGFHAGPTGPFNSASDPRWTAGETASVRVAGTNRPVLTTGEVVTVRVYTDDALVADASVRTG